The genomic DNA AAGTACTGCCGGTAAAGGATACTATGGGTTACAGACCATCATATATATAAGTGTCGTAGTGACCTTGCCCTGCACGGTAGGCTGAGTTAGGTTGAACGTCATCTCCGTCATCGTGCCTTCCCAGAGTCCTGGGTAACCCGGCAGCAGCGCCGAAGGTTTCAGTGCAAGATGACTCGCCGTAAAGGATGTATTAGTGGCATTAACGGTGGAAGAAACCAAAGTTGCGACAAAAGTATCTCCGTCGATCAGGCCTGTACCTTGCACAGGTGTCAGCGCTGTCGGCACGTTGCCCACGTTGCCATTTAATACAAAGTATCCGTTGTCATAATACAATACACCAAGTTTCATTAGTTGTGTGGGTGGCTCAGGAGGAGGCCCGATTCGGCGCAGATTATTAAAAAAGATACAAATTTCACCCAGATAGGTAACTTCAGCTTCTGCTGAGCCATAAATCAGAAAAAAACTTAGAAATAGTAAGCTAATCACCATTAATCCTATATGTTTTGCTGGCTCCATGATTTCCTCCTTCAGTACTCACCTTCGGTATTAAACTACGATCAAAAGAGGGGAAAGAGTTTTGATTCCCTCTCCTCTCAGTCGGACCCGTTCAGGGCACAATGGTCGACAAATAAATATCGCCGATGTCTGTGGTAACCGGAATGCCTACCCATGCGGAAAAATAGTTATCCACATCTGAGATGGTCTGGTCCCAGATGTCTTGATAATCGCCGATAAAGCATGGGTACAGAGTATATTTTGTAGGATCGGATTGGAAAGTACTCACTTGGGTATTAACTTGGAGAGGCGATCCGTTCGAATCGATACGGGCCATATACTGATGATATTTTATATTACTGCGGCGGAGATGCAAAAGAAACACCTGAGATCAAAAGAAAGACAATAATGGAAAAACATATCCTTTTCATGGCCCCCTCCTATTTTTGATGTCGTTACAAACGAGATATCCCCATATCACATTCGTCTTGCTCTCTATTTGCTCATTTACCACCTCCTTTCGATGTCGGGGCAACTGAGCAAGACTTTTTGTCGTACATTTCTCACAGTATAAAAGTCAGCAACTTAAAAGTCAAGTTAATATCTCTTAATATTCCTTCTCATTGTCTTGCATATGATGACTTGGTCTCGTCGTATCACCATTTATGGAATTCCATCCATGGTCTACGACTTGATCAAGATGATCTGAGGACCTCGCAGAGAAAAAAACAGGGACCATCCAGTTAGCGTAAGAACTGAAGCCGCCGAGATATCAGGCTTGCCGACAAGGTGCATTGTATTGTAATGAAAGGCATTGAATTTTGATGAACTCGTAAAAAGTCTGAAAAAGTGTTTTTTTGTCATTCCCGTGGAAACGGGAATCCAGTCTTTTCAGATAGTTACACGCTTCCTGGATTCCCGCTTTCGCGGGAATGACGACTTTTTACGAGAATATCAAGTATAAAGAAGTAGATATATATTATTAAAATCTTCCCCCCCCTGTCTCCCTTTGCCAAGAGGGGGGATGCAGGAAGTTCCGGTTTGGCAAGGGGTGTTTTTTATGTAACGGTAAGGTGTAGTTGGGGGAATTCAGATCTCCTGCAGGTGCTCTGAGGCGCCTCGGTTCAGTTGGGTTTGAAAAGGCCTTTTCAGACTGTTTTCTTTGACTTGAGCGGGCTCCTGTGGCTGCAGCGGCCGTCGTCGGCCGACATGCTTTCAGGAGAACCCGTAGAAAGGTGATCATGCAGAGAAGAAGGTTTGTAGTTGTCACGTCTGTTTATATCTTTTTTCTTGTAATCTTTCTACGCCTTTCCGATCTGATGATACTTGACCATGCCAGGATGGCAAGGATTGCAGAGGTTCAGTACACAAAGGGTCAGAATGTGCTGGTCAGGAGGGGCAGTATCTACGACAGAAGGGGGAAGGAACTCGCCGTCAACCTTGAACGACAGTCCCTTTACTCCGATCCGGAACAGATAAAGTCTCCCGTTGATGTGGCAAAGGCGCTCCATGGTGTTATCAATGCAAAGGAAGGAAGGCTGATAGAGAAGCTTTCCTCGGATAAGCGCTTTGTCTGGCTTGAAAGAAATATATCTCCCTCCATTGTTAAAAAAATCCGGAGTCTCGGGATAGAGGGGTTGGGACTCCTGCCGAATATGGCAAGGTTTTATCCGAAGGGAAACTTTGCATCACATTTGCTCGGTTTTGTAAATATCGATAATGTGGGTCTCGAGGGGGTTGAGAAGCGTTATGACCGGTTTCTCTCAACAAGCGGGGGGCGTGTAGCCTTAACCAGGGATGCTCATGGTAATATATTATATACGGAAGATGACCTTCTGGAATCTTATGGGAACAGCATCGTCCTTACAATAGATGAGGGTCTCCAGAATATAGTGGAAGCAGAGATAGACAGGGCCGTTGGAAAATGGAGACCCTATGCTGCAACTGCAATTATGATGAATCCTTACAACGGTGAGGTCCTGGCCCTCGCAAACAGACCATCCTTTAATCCAAATCATCCGGGTGATTACAGGCCGTCATACAGAAGAAACAGGGCTGTCACGGATCTCTATGAACCGGGATCGACCTTCAAGCTTGTAATGGCTGCAGCCGCCCTCAATGAAGGGGTGGCCACACTGCAGAGCAGGTTTGACTGTTCCGAAGGCTATGTTGAAGTGGGGAAAAGGAAGATAAGGGATGTACATAAACACGGATGGATGACACTGAAGGAGATTATACAGAAGTCGTCAAACGTGGGTGCCGTCAAGGTCACGCTTAGGCTGGGACCCGACAGGTTCTACCGGTATATGAAAAAACTTGGTTTTGGTGAGAAGACAGGCATTGATCTTACAGGTGAGTCATCCGGGATTGTCAAGGAACCGTCTGCCTGGTCAGGTACCACCATAGGGGCTGTGGCTATAGGTTATGAAGTGATGGTAACACCACTTCAGATCCTCAGGGCCTATGCTGCGGTTGCAAATGACGGGTATCTTGTGAAACCACATGTTGTTTCAAGGATAATTTCACCTGATGGAGAGGTGCTGTGGAGGTATGGGCCTGTAAGGAAAAAGAGGGTGTTGTCCGTTAGAACCACCCGGATGCTGAGAAAGGCATTCAAATCCGTGGTCTCCGAGGATGGAACCGCCCCCCTTGCAGCGGTCGATGGGAACCTTGTTGCCGGAAAGACCGGCACAACGAGGATGCTGGATCCCGTAACAAAGAAGTATTCCAGGAAGATGTTTGTGAGTTCCTTCGTTGGTATGGTGCCCGCGGACAATCCCGTCTTTGTGCTTGTGGTGGTCCTCTGGAACCCCCATAAAAAGTATTACGGCGGCGAAGTGGCAGCCCCTGTCTTCAGCTCTATTGCCGAGAAGGCGCTTTCTTACATGTTCGTCCCCAGGGACGATACCGATAATGAAGAAGTGCTCGTTGTAGGAAAACCGCGTGAAACCGGAGTTAACAGCCGTGATTTCTGAGAGATGGGAGAGTTACCGTGATGTTGAGTGAACTATTGCAAGGGACATCCTTTCCGGGAAAGTTCAGGGATGTCCGGGTTAACGGCCTTGCAACGGATTCAAGGAAGGTTGTAAAGGGAGACCTGTTTTTTGCGTTAAGCGGCGAGCATCATGATGGTAACATGTTTGTCCGGAATGCCATAGACAGGGGCGCCGTCGCAGTGATTACCGGGGAGAGAGAGCCGGGAGAAAACGGAATTCCGGTTATTCCGGTCCCCGATATTAACGACACCATGGCAATGATGTCGGCGCGGTTTTATGGTAACCCCTCACGGAAGATGAAACTCGTCGGCATTACCGGGACAAACGGCAAGACCACCACTTCTTACATCCTGCGGAAGATCTTCAGGGAGGCAGGGCTAAGGACGGGAATCACGGGGACCATCAGTTACATTATAGGTGACCGGTCCTTCAGGGCACGGTTGACCACACCCCTTGCAGTGGACTTTCAGAGGATACTTAAGGATATGTATGAGGAAGGAGTAACGCACGTCGTTTCAGAGGTCTCCTCCCATGCACTGGGTTTAAAAAGGGTTGATTACACTGACTTCGATGTCTCCGTATTTACAAACCTGACGCGTGATCATCTTGATTTTCATGGCACGATGGAAGACTATTTCAGGGCAAAGCTCCGTCTCTTCCGGGAGTTGACCCATAAAGCCGGTATTATAAACATCGATGATCCCTATGGGCGCAGGATCTCGGAAGAGATCTCCGTTGCGGGGCTCCGGGTGACGACCTTTGGTCTTTCCGGCGCCGCCGTGTTGCGAGCCGTTGATGTTTATGAGGATGAAAGGGGTATACGCTTCTCCATACCCCTCGATGGAAGGGCGTTGGAGGTTTCATCGCCACTCCTGGGGAAGACGAATGTTTATAACATACTTGCAGCCGTAGGGGTTTCTCTGGTCTTGGATATTGATGAAGAGGTAATCAGGCGGGGGATTGAAGGCTTTCAGGGTGTGGAGGGGAGGATGGAGTCCGTAAGGATGGATCGGGAGTTCATGGGGGTGATTGATTACGCTCATACACCTGATGCACTTCAGCGGGTGCTGAAGTCCCTCAGGGGCTTTACCAGGGGGAGGATTATAACGGTATTTGGTTGCGGGGGTGACAGGGACAGGGGAAAGAGGCCTGAGATGGGCAGGATAGCATCACAACTGAGTGACCTTGTAATTGTTACTTCCGATAATCCCCGCTCTGAAAGACCTGAGGATATAATTGCCGGTATCCTTGAAGGGGTTCGGAAGGACAACTGCACTGTTGTGACCGACAGGAGAGAGGCTATCTTCAGGGCTGTTGATATTGCCCGAAAGGATGACACCATACTGGTTGCAGGCAAGGGACACGAGGATTATCAGGAGATAGAGGGTGTGCGTTATCCATTCAAGGACAGAGAGGTACTGAAAGAGGCCCTTGACGGTCTATCGAGGCTCAGTGGTTAAGAGAGGTTTTTTATGATCAGGTATACATTGTCGGAAATCCTTGAGCCGACGGCAGGGAGGCTATTGGTAAAAGGGACACGGTACTTCACCGGTATTTCAATCGATTCAAGGACCATAAGAGAGGGTGAACTCTTTATTTCGCTCAGGGGGGAGAGATTCGACGGGCATGATTTTCTTGAACCCGCACTGAAGAAGGGTGGAGGGGCCGTAGTGAGTTGTCCTCCCGTTATACCTGTCATGGGAAAGAGCATAATACATGTCGATAACACACTCAGGGCATTACAGTCCATAGCGAGACACCGAAGGTTAACAAGGGATGTTGAGGTTGTGGCTATTACCGGGACAAACGGCAAGACCACAACAAAGGAGATGATTGCCGAGGTACTCGCCCGGGATTACAAGGTGCTCAGGAGCAGGGGGAACCTTAATAACCAGATAGGGCTTTCCCTGTCGCTGACACGTCTTAACAGTCACCGGTTCGCCGTGCTTGAAATGGGGGCAAGCAGGGTGGGGGATATTGCGGAACTGTCCGGGATTGCAAGGCCGGATATCTGTGTGATAACCAATATTGCCCCTGCACATCTGGAAGGTTTTGGATCGTTGGATATGGTGAGAAAGACAAAACTGGAAATCGTTGATTATGTGAATACCGTTGTGGTTAACGGAGTTGATCCGTATCTCAGGCCGGTGCTGCCTGAACTCCTTTCGGATGACAGGTTTTCTGTGATAACATTCGGCCTCAACGCCGGTACGGATGTATGGGCGGAGGAGATCAGACACCTTAAGGACGGAATAAGGTTTAAACTGCACCTCAGGGATGCACAGGCAGCCGAGATAAAACTGAGGATATTCGGTCTCTTCAATGTCCTCAACGCACTGGCTGCGGCATCCGTGTGCAGTCATCTCGGGGTCCCTCTTGTGAATATCAAGAGCGCCCTTGAAGAGTTTAAAGGGGTTCCGATGAGGGTGGAGATCAGGGAGATGAGGGGAGCGACCGTAATCAGCGACCTTTACAATGCAAACCCGGCTTCAATGGAAGAGGCCATAAAGGAACTTGTTCGTATGCGGCAGTCCCGGGCAGTGGCTGTGCTTGGAGACATGCTTGAGCTGGGAGCCTATGAGGAGGAGGCCCACAGAAAACTTGGAAGGTGGCTCTCGACACATCCTGTTGATGTCCTCATAACCGTGGGAGAGTTGATGTCTTATACCCATGAGGAGTTCAACGGCATAAACTGTATGAATGATAAAAGGCCCTCATACCATGTCAATACGCCCCATGAGGCGAGAGAGATACTGAGGGAGATAGTAAAGAGCGGAGACGTCGTCCTGATTAAGGGTTCACGGGGTATGAAAATGGAAAGGATTCTGGAGGACTGATGCTTTACGAGTTGTTATACAGGCTGCATGCGTATTATTTCCCCTTTAATGTTTTTCGCTATATAACATTCAGGACCGCCCTTGCGGTAATCACGGCTGCACTGTTTACGTTCATGCTTGCCCCCTTTGTAATGAAGAGGTTGAAGAGGTTTCATCTTACACAGCAGATAAGGGGTGACGGGCCAAGCACACACGCAATAAAGGAAGGGACACCTACGATGGGGGGGGTGATAATACTCCTCGGGATACTCCTTTCCGTATTTCTCTGGATGGACCTCAAGAATCCCTACGTATGGGTAATGGTGATCGCTACCACAGGGTTTGGCGCCATAGGCTTTGCTGATGATTACATGAAGGTTTCAAGAAGGAACGATAAAGGGCTGAGGGCCTGTTATAAATTCGGTCTCCAGATACTCCTGGCAACGGGCATCAGTTTTTTCCTCTATTCCAACCCCCTGGATCCTTACAGCACCAAACTGAGTGTTCCGTTTTTCAAGAACTGGCTCATTGACCTCGGGCTTTTTTACATCCCCTTTTCCGTCTTTGTTATCGTTGGTTCATCGAATGCAGTGAATCTCACCGACGGGATAGACGGTCTTGCCATCGGCCTTGTTGCCATCGCGGTTCTTGCCATCGCCGTGCTTGTTTACATAAGTGGTAATGCAAAACTTGCCCGGTATCTCCAGTTGCTCTTTCTTGTAAAGACAGGTGAACTTACTGTTTTCTGTGGAGCAATGTTCGGGGCGGCAATAGGGTTCCTGTGGTATAACGCTTATCCGGCGGAGGTCTTTATGGGAGATGTTGGTTCCCTCAGCCTTGGGGGGGCGCTTGGTACACTTGCAGTAATAACCAAACATGAGATTGTGCTTGCTATTGTCGGTGGTATTTTTGTTATTGAGACAATCTCGGTAATCATACAGGTGGGCTCATTCAAGCTGACGGGAAGAAGGATATTCAGGATGGCTCCAATACATCATCATTTCGAGGTGAAGGGGTGGCCTGAGCCCAAAACCGTCGTCCGTTTCTGGATTGTCGGAATTATCCTGGCGCTGCTGAGTCTTGCAACCCTGAAATTGAGGTAGGTTCATGTGGTTAAGTGTTATAAGGGGATTTTGGTTTTTTCATATGTCTGCATGGTCCTGTAACAGTTGCAGGACAACAGATGAGGCCCGGCAATGGAAGATCTGAGTTCGAGCTTTAAAGACAGGAGGTTCCTTGTCGTAGGCCTCGGAAGAAGTGGTTTGTCGGCAGCAGGACTGCTCAGGTTTCTCGGTGCCGATGTTGTTGTATCTGATGACAGGGATAAAAAGGCCCTTGCCGGGATGATGGGCGGGTTGCCGGAGGGGATAGTATTCCGTCCGGCATCAGCGATTGATCCTGCCTCTGAAGGCATTGATGAGGTAGTAATCAGTCCCGGTATCCCCATGTTTCATCCCTTGGTGAAAAGGGCCCTCTCCTCCGGGATTGAGGTAATCGGAGAGCTTGAGTTGGGCTTCAGGGTGCTTATGCCTTTCCGGATACCCTGGATAGGGATTACAGGTACCAACGGTAAGTCCACGACCACAAGGGTTACAGAGCTTATGCTTAAGAGAGCCGGCAGGAGGATATTGTCGGGTGGTAATATCGGTAATGCCATTACAGGGGAGATACTTGGCGGTCTGAGGGGTGGAACGCTTTCGACGACTGAGTACGTGCTTGTGGAGATTTCCTCATTCCAACTCGAAGGCATCAGGGCGTTTAAGCCATCAGTGGCGGTGGTTCTGAATATATCCCCCGACCACCTTGACAGGTATGAAGACCTCGATGAATATATTAGGACAAAGGCGGCGATTTACAGGAACCAGGGGCCGGAAGATACCCTGGTACTGAATCTCGGTGATGAGAATCTCCGTTGCTTTGCCGGTGGCACAGGTTCAAAAGTGAGGTATTTTTCCGTAGATTCCGGGACGGGCGGGGAAGCAGGTGCAATAACCCCCGACGCTTATGTGGATGAGGGGTGGCTGTTTTTAAGGAGTGAGAACGGTCCTGAGCGGATCATCCGTATTGATGATATGAGGATCAGGGGTATCCATAATCAGGAGAATGCCCTTGCCGCACTCCTTATTTCATCGCTCTGCGGGGTTACCCCGGACAGTCAGGCGCCGGTTCTCCGCGAGTTTAAAGGACTTGAGCACAGGATGGAGTTTGTTGATGAGGTGGAAGGTGTGAGTTTCTATAACGACTCGAAGGGAACAAATATCGGCGCCGTGATGAAATCCCTGGACGGCTTCGGGGATGGTGTAATCCTGATACTTGGCGGCAAGTACAAGGGAGGCGATTTTTCAGGGCTGAAGCGATACATCGGACGCCGTATGAAGGCTGCGGTTCTGGTAGGGGAGGCGCGTGGGAATATTCTGAAACAGATGGGGAATCCCCTATGTGCGTATTTGGTTGATGATATGGATGAGGCGGTTGTGCGGGCGTTCTCGCTTGCTGAGAGGGGAGATACGGTGCTTCTTTCCCCGGGTTGCGCAAGTTTCGATATGTTCGATGACTTTGAGCATCGCGGGAGGCATTTCAAGGAACTTGTAAGGAAGTTGAAAGGTGGGATGAATGTACGGGTCTGAAAAAGGGGTCGATAAGTATTTTCTTCTATCGGTCGTTGCTCTCACTATCATGGGGGTTGTCATGGTATACAGTTCAACTGCCCTGATAAATATTTCAAAGGCCGGCACTGCCCTTTCCTCCCAGGGGGGGTCTCAGTTTATGTATCTTAAGAAGCACCTGATGACTCTGTTGATAGCCTTTCTCGCGATGCTGTTGTTCTATGCCATAAAACCTTCGACTTTGAGGAGGTACTCGATTGTCTTCCTTGCGCTTTCCTTTGTGTTGTTGCTGCTGGTTTTCATTCCTGGGCTTGGGGTGAAGATAAACGGTGCAAGGAGATGGATCAGGCTGTGGCCGTCGACCGTTCAGCCGGGTGAGTTTGTCAAGGTTGCGATGGTTTTATTTCTGGCAAGGTATCTCTCCGATACACAGGAGATCAGGGACAGGTTCTCGGTTTTTTTCCGGCCTCTTCTCGTGATGCTTTCATTCCAGGCCGTACTGCTGCTTCAGCCTGATTTCGGTGGTGCATTCACTCTCGGACTTATCACGTTTGCAATGTTTTATATTTCAGGAACACCACTCAGGTTCATGTTCACAACACTCCTTTTTGTTTTACCGGTAGTGGTGAAGCTCGTTATGGAACCATACAGATTGAAGAGAATCTTCATCTTCCTTGATCCGTGGAAGGACCCCTATGCCGGCGGCTTTCAGCTTGTGCAGTCATTCATCGCCCTCGGTAACGGAGGGTTCGGGGGAGTCGGGCTTGGTGAGAGCAAACAGAAACTCAGTTATCTCCCCGAGGTTAACACCGACTTTATCTTCTCTATGGTGGGAGAGGAGATCGGCTTTATCGGCGTGGTTTTTGTGCTTTTCATGTTTGTGATGTTCTTCAGTCGCGGAATAAAGATAGCCGGTGATGCAAAGAGTCTCTTTTGCAGTTATCTTGCACATGGATTGACACTGATGATAACACTCCAGGCGTTGATGAATATTGCGGTGGTTACAGGCCTGGTGCCCACGAAGGGCCTGCCCCTGCCGTTCCTGAGTTATGGGGGCTCATCCCTGCTTGTGAATTTTATTGCCGTTAGTGTAATGCTGAAGATCTCCAGAGGGGACGATGAGCAATTGTCCGTGCAGACGCAGGAGATGATCATAAAAAGGAGGGCTCACCTGAAGGCAAGGAGGCTGAGGAGGAAGGCTCAATGAGAATCGTTATAGCAGGAGGCGGGACAGGCGGGCATCTCTATCCGGGTATTGCCCTTGCAGAGGAGATGATCAGAAGAGAACCCGATACAGAGGTGATCTTCATCGGAACCGAAAGGGGAATAGAGGCCAAGGTGATACCCCGGGAGGGGTTTATTATAAAGTTTATCCCCTCCGAGGGTTTTGTAGGCAAGTCTACGATCAAAAAGGCGCGGTCCGTGTATCTCTTTCTGAAGGGGTTAAAGGAGAGCTACCGCTATCTGGAGGAAATCAAACCCGACATAGTTGTGGGTTCCGGCGGGTATGCATCTTTTGCTCCCCTCGTGGGTGCATGGCTTCTGTCGATTCCCACGCTGATACTCGAGCAGAATACGGTTCCGGGGCGGGCAAACAGGATCCTGGGACATATCGCGAAGTTGATATGTATCACCTACCAGGAGAGTATGGCGAGGTTCCCCCGCAGCAAGGTCTACCTTACCGGCAATCCTGTAAGAGGGAGACTGCTGAAGGGGAGCAGGACATCCGCCCTGAGACTCTTTTCCCTCAGGAAAGACCTCTTCACCGTCTTTGTGTTTGGTGGGAGTTCCGGTGCAAGCGCCATTAACAGGGCAGAGGTGGATGCACTTCAGCACATGCTTGAATTCAAGGACAGGATACAGTTCCTCCACCAGACAGGTGAAAAGGACTTCGAGTTTGTCAGGGACTCATACAGAAGCTACGGTTTTAAAGGCACTGTAGCGCCTTATATTTTTCAGATGCCCGAGGCATACGCAATAGCGGACCTGGTGATATCAAGGGCCGGAGCAACAACGATAGCGGAGGTGTGTGCGACGGGTAAACCTTCGGTGCTGATACCCTATCCCCATGCCGCAGGGAACCACCAGGAGGTAAATGCAGAAAAACTCCAGAGCCTCGGGGCAACGGTCATGATCAGGGATGCCGAGCTTACGGGAAAGCGTCTTGCCGATGAGATTAAAAGGTTTTACAGCGACCGCGGATTCAGGGAATCAATGGGGAGGAGGGCTGTCGGGTTCGGCAGGCCTGAAGCCGTTAAGAGAATTGCCGATATTGTCGTCAGTCTTGTTTCACCGGACAGTCCGGGAAGGTCCGGTATCAAAAAGCAGGCTGAAAAAAACAGAGAGGTTTTTATATGAGGAGACTCCGTGTTTGAAAGATACAGGGTAATACACTTTGTCGGCATCGGTGGTATCGGAATGAGCGGCATAGCCGAGGTCCTGCATAACCTCGGCTATGATATAACCGGCTCTGACCTGAAAGAGTCTTCCAACACAAGAAGACTGAGAGAGATGGGAATCAAGGTCTTTATAGGACATAACGCTGCCAATGTTGACAGCGCTCATGTGGTTGTTGTCTCCTCAGCGGTGAAGGAAGACAACCCCGAGGTTGTTGAGGCAACAAGGAGGTCCATTCCCGTGATACCCCGTGCAGAGATGCTTGCAGAGTTAGGAAGGCTTAAATACAGCATACTTGTTGCAGGGTCCCATGGAAAGACGACTACTACGTCATTGATTTCATCCATCCTGTCCAATTCGGGGATCGACCCCACCGTTGTGATTGGGGGGAGGCTTAAATCAACAGGGTCCAATGTTCGTCTTGGGCAGGGAGAGTTTCTTGTTGCAGAGGCGGATGAGAGTGATGGTTCCTTTCTTAAGCTCTCTCCAACTATTGCCCTGGCGACAAACGTAGACAGGGAGCATATGGATTTTTTCAAGACAATGGACTCTCTCTACGCTGCCTTCAGGGAATTTCTGAACAAGGTGCCCTTCTACGGAGTATCTGTTGTCTGCTATGAGGATGTCTTTCTGAGGAACATGATCTCGGATATCAGGAGGAAGCACATAACATATGGTTTTAGCAAAAATGCCGATATCAGGGCGGACAATATAAAGTCCGAGGGACTCGGCACCAGGTTTAACCTCATCGTTGATGGGGACTTGCGCGGTGAGTTGTTCGTTCCGGTAATAGGAAAGCACAATGTGCTTAACTGCCTGGGTGCTATTGCTGTTGCACTGGAACTTCACGTTGATTTTAACGGCATTATGGAGGGACTTTCAACATTCACCGGGATACACAGAAGATTTGAGTTTAAGGGGGAGGTCGGTGGTAT from bacterium BMS3Abin08 includes the following:
- the spoVD_2 gene encoding stage V sporulation protein D; this translates as MQRRRFVVVTSVYIFFLVIFLRLSDLMILDHARMARIAEVQYTKGQNVLVRRGSIYDRRGKELAVNLERQSLYSDPEQIKSPVDVAKALHGVINAKEGRLIEKLSSDKRFVWLERNISPSIVKKIRSLGIEGLGLLPNMARFYPKGNFASHLLGFVNIDNVGLEGVEKRYDRFLSTSGGRVALTRDAHGNILYTEDDLLESYGNSIVLTIDEGLQNIVEAEIDRAVGKWRPYAATAIMMNPYNGEVLALANRPSFNPNHPGDYRPSYRRNRAVTDLYEPGSTFKLVMAAAALNEGVATLQSRFDCSEGYVEVGKRKIRDVHKHGWMTLKEIIQKSSNVGAVKVTLRLGPDRFYRYMKKLGFGEKTGIDLTGESSGIVKEPSAWSGTTIGAVAIGYEVMVTPLQILRAYAAVANDGYLVKPHVVSRIISPDGEVLWRYGPVRKKRVLSVRTTRMLRKAFKSVVSEDGTAPLAAVDGNLVAGKTGTTRMLDPVTKKYSRKMFVSSFVGMVPADNPVFVLVVVLWNPHKKYYGGEVAAPVFSSIAEKALSYMFVPRDDTDNEEVLVVGKPRETGVNSRDF
- the murD gene encoding UDP-N-acetylmuramoylalanine--D-glutamate ligase, translated to MEDLSSSFKDRRFLVVGLGRSGLSAAGLLRFLGADVVVSDDRDKKALAGMMGGLPEGIVFRPASAIDPASEGIDEVVISPGIPMFHPLVKRALSSGIEVIGELELGFRVLMPFRIPWIGITGTNGKSTTTRVTELMLKRAGRRILSGGNIGNAITGEILGGLRGGTLSTTEYVLVEISSFQLEGIRAFKPSVAVVLNISPDHLDRYEDLDEYIRTKAAIYRNQGPEDTLVLNLGDENLRCFAGGTGSKVRYFSVDSGTGGEAGAITPDAYVDEGWLFLRSENGPERIIRIDDMRIRGIHNQENALAALLISSLCGVTPDSQAPVLREFKGLEHRMEFVDEVEGVSFYNDSKGTNIGAVMKSLDGFGDGVILILGGKYKGGDFSGLKRYIGRRMKAAVLVGEARGNILKQMGNPLCAYLVDDMDEAVVRAFSLAERGDTVLLSPGCASFDMFDDFEHRGRHFKELVRKLKGGMNVRV
- the murG gene encoding UDP-N-acetylglucosamine--N-acetylmuramyl-(pentapeptide) pyrophosphoryl-undecaprenol N-acetylglucosamine transferase — translated: MRIVIAGGGTGGHLYPGIALAEEMIRREPDTEVIFIGTERGIEAKVIPREGFIIKFIPSEGFVGKSTIKKARSVYLFLKGLKESYRYLEEIKPDIVVGSGGYASFAPLVGAWLLSIPTLILEQNTVPGRANRILGHIAKLICITYQESMARFPRSKVYLTGNPVRGRLLKGSRTSALRLFSLRKDLFTVFVFGGSSGASAINRAEVDALQHMLEFKDRIQFLHQTGEKDFEFVRDSYRSYGFKGTVAPYIFQMPEAYAIADLVISRAGATTIAEVCATGKPSVLIPYPHAAGNHQEVNAEKLQSLGATVMIRDAELTGKRLADEIKRFYSDRGFRESMGRRAVGFGRPEAVKRIADIVVSLVSPDSPGRSGIKKQAEKNREVFI
- the ftsW gene encoding lipid II flippase FtsW; protein product: MYGSEKGVDKYFLLSVVALTIMGVVMVYSSTALINISKAGTALSSQGGSQFMYLKKHLMTLLIAFLAMLLFYAIKPSTLRRYSIVFLALSFVLLLLVFIPGLGVKINGARRWIRLWPSTVQPGEFVKVAMVLFLARYLSDTQEIRDRFSVFFRPLLVMLSFQAVLLLQPDFGGAFTLGLITFAMFYISGTPLRFMFTTLLFVLPVVVKLVMEPYRLKRIFIFLDPWKDPYAGGFQLVQSFIALGNGGFGGVGLGESKQKLSYLPEVNTDFIFSMVGEEIGFIGVVFVLFMFVMFFSRGIKIAGDAKSLFCSYLAHGLTLMITLQALMNIAVVTGLVPTKGLPLPFLSYGGSSLLVNFIAVSVMLKISRGDDEQLSVQTQEMIIKRRAHLKARRLRRKAQ
- the murF gene encoding UDP-N-acetylmuramoyl-tripeptide--D-alanyl-D-alanine ligase, with amino-acid sequence MIRYTLSEILEPTAGRLLVKGTRYFTGISIDSRTIREGELFISLRGERFDGHDFLEPALKKGGGAVVSCPPVIPVMGKSIIHVDNTLRALQSIARHRRLTRDVEVVAITGTNGKTTTKEMIAEVLARDYKVLRSRGNLNNQIGLSLSLTRLNSHRFAVLEMGASRVGDIAELSGIARPDICVITNIAPAHLEGFGSLDMVRKTKLEIVDYVNTVVVNGVDPYLRPVLPELLSDDRFSVITFGLNAGTDVWAEEIRHLKDGIRFKLHLRDAQAAEIKLRIFGLFNVLNALAAASVCSHLGVPLVNIKSALEEFKGVPMRVEIREMRGATVISDLYNANPASMEEAIKELVRMRQSRAVAVLGDMLELGAYEEEAHRKLGRWLSTHPVDVLITVGELMSYTHEEFNGINCMNDKRPSYHVNTPHEAREILREIVKSGDVVLIKGSRGMKMERILED
- the mraY gene encoding phospho-N-acetylmuramoyl-pentapeptide-transferase, with protein sequence MLYELLYRLHAYYFPFNVFRYITFRTALAVITAALFTFMLAPFVMKRLKRFHLTQQIRGDGPSTHAIKEGTPTMGGVIILLGILLSVFLWMDLKNPYVWVMVIATTGFGAIGFADDYMKVSRRNDKGLRACYKFGLQILLATGISFFLYSNPLDPYSTKLSVPFFKNWLIDLGLFYIPFSVFVIVGSSNAVNLTDGIDGLAIGLVAIAVLAIAVLVYISGNAKLARYLQLLFLVKTGELTVFCGAMFGAAIGFLWYNAYPAEVFMGDVGSLSLGGALGTLAVITKHEIVLAIVGGIFVIETISVIIQVGSFKLTGRRIFRMAPIHHHFEVKGWPEPKTVVRFWIVGIILALLSLATLKLR
- the murE gene encoding UDP-N-acetylmuramoyl-L-alanyl-D-glutamate--2, 6-diaminopimelate ligase — translated: MLSELLQGTSFPGKFRDVRVNGLATDSRKVVKGDLFFALSGEHHDGNMFVRNAIDRGAVAVITGEREPGENGIPVIPVPDINDTMAMMSARFYGNPSRKMKLVGITGTNGKTTTSYILRKIFREAGLRTGITGTISYIIGDRSFRARLTTPLAVDFQRILKDMYEEGVTHVVSEVSSHALGLKRVDYTDFDVSVFTNLTRDHLDFHGTMEDYFRAKLRLFRELTHKAGIINIDDPYGRRISEEISVAGLRVTTFGLSGAAVLRAVDVYEDERGIRFSIPLDGRALEVSSPLLGKTNVYNILAAVGVSLVLDIDEEVIRRGIEGFQGVEGRMESVRMDREFMGVIDYAHTPDALQRVLKSLRGFTRGRIITVFGCGGDRDRGKRPEMGRIASQLSDLVIVTSDNPRSERPEDIIAGILEGVRKDNCTVVTDRREAIFRAVDIARKDDTILVAGKGHEDYQEIEGVRYPFKDREVLKEALDGLSRLSG